In one window of Frigoriglobus tundricola DNA:
- a CDS encoding tetratricopeptide repeat protein, whose translation MRERLNVRLTAVVLGAAFVAAVTVVLVHRWQVKRSGPGLLELAQAAEVKGRGDRAQWLLAEYLDLNPRDTAARLKYAEITAALARDSKARLAAAAAYEQVLEADPDQVEARRRLARLYAGDGRLREARKHLHHLLEGPGKGAVEKSDAGDVQLMAECQEQEKDLSSAAASYRRAIALDPLRVSAYKQLAWLLRHMGSDPAVRGTDIPARRRDDADRVMLDAVSANLGAATSNPGEDRVRQAKARLIRAEYLLQSESDTASSSSWVFRLRPLSNPDPEIEAALQLDPSSAEVRLLAAKVAASHGKWDEARGHLKALKHAAETAAGDGRISFELAKLEARLGSPTEAIDILRKATRRSPQNSQLLIAQAGLALNSGLVPEASRAIAALARLAPAPEDLPVLNARLLMLEDNWEGARDTLRATRHTITTQSLALEADLLLGKCLEGLGETDDALDQFKRVLAVEPDRPDAVAGVVRCLLAREQRDLVAQQQLDEALRCYEQLTTTRPVPGSSWLMYLQLRASYFFSIKDRLRTSEDLARETGKLRTARDAATKAVPDSAGLVVLQSEIDDAIGDTPYRLGLICSAFGWAPGPVSSSLTARLMVTDRADVSSLARNRLEDKLRALRAERGAKAPDRVTTPEADEQAVALALARLLGRHNEAHQALELLNDLDQATRVPTAESVVIRLALIKQDYPSFDQTVKTAEDLFSRTGNDRLSGPTRVRLATALAEACTLQKQFSAARKWRQQVARLQPRNLYVQFRMFDLAARANDLTGIEEATRGIGTAEGRGEQGPFAHYAKALLIWRAYELADRVGKQTVQTRFAEALGHLNEAEAARQDRWARVSLLRAEIYRAQNHTEKAIQEYVQAVKLGERRAEVRRRIVEFLYANRRLDLANDLMKNLPSESDPKYQKMAAEFSLYNSRLNEAVALAEGYIRSQSNQSEDEQYRDHIWHAAILTAAGRPKEEVLNEYNKAIKYAGTRAEPWIVLIDWHLRAGRRLEAQQAFNKAGDRLKGVDLAQCHELLGDVASAGAEYSSALAAQPSDINVLRRVVGFYERTGALTKVVPLLERSLTATPALEPDDAAWVRRRIPVALASSGDYDSFKKAIQLADTAIAAPGNGPEDTFVKAQILATRLEFRRDALDLLKTLRDRQNNQLRPFDSAAELLVARLLVDTGAWAEGRALLVKFVQEGTEQNKLTSLRFLVDRLVRRGAPDAEEWLDQLIKVARDEPNTSRLRAALYVKRGTYGDAVEFIAKAAKPLSDAAAGETNLNRLRFAAGLADELGREAGDEPRLVELAGKLYSAASESPLHAGSDELALAGFLARRGKIKEAIERCRAAEAKAGATAAAAALVTAAYGYAQPPLDGAQLDALAAEVERLLKGATPSATTKKLAALVHARRGRYAEAAKVFKDIADEDPNNADARGNLAYMLVLDNHTEDAKRYLEEAAERGGTTAGLLDTRGLLYLKTGRAKDAIDALKEAVEQKPSAAKCLHLAAAYRADGRRKEAEQTLTRAKELGPDGSLLLPAEQQLFAELGQTLQAGK comes from the coding sequence GTGCGCGAGCGCCTGAACGTGCGCCTGACGGCGGTCGTTCTCGGGGCCGCCTTTGTGGCGGCCGTAACCGTCGTTCTCGTCCACCGCTGGCAGGTCAAGCGGTCCGGTCCGGGCCTGCTCGAACTCGCACAGGCCGCCGAGGTCAAGGGGCGCGGGGATCGCGCCCAGTGGCTGCTCGCTGAGTACCTCGACTTGAACCCGCGCGACACCGCCGCCCGGCTCAAGTACGCCGAGATCACCGCAGCTCTCGCTCGGGACTCCAAAGCCCGGCTCGCCGCCGCCGCCGCGTACGAACAGGTTCTCGAAGCGGATCCGGATCAGGTCGAAGCCCGTCGCCGCCTCGCGCGGCTCTACGCGGGCGACGGACGGCTCAGGGAGGCGCGGAAGCACTTGCACCACCTGCTGGAGGGCCCGGGCAAGGGTGCAGTCGAGAAGTCCGACGCCGGCGATGTGCAACTCATGGCCGAGTGCCAGGAACAAGAAAAGGACCTCTCAAGTGCCGCAGCGAGTTACCGCCGCGCGATCGCGCTCGATCCCCTCCGTGTGTCGGCTTATAAACAGCTTGCATGGCTGTTGCGCCACATGGGCAGCGACCCCGCCGTCCGCGGTACAGACATCCCCGCGCGCCGTCGGGACGACGCCGACCGTGTCATGCTCGATGCGGTTTCCGCCAATCTCGGGGCCGCAACGTCCAATCCTGGTGAGGACCGGGTGCGGCAGGCTAAGGCGCGTCTGATACGGGCCGAGTACCTGCTCCAAAGCGAATCGGATACCGCCAGTTCCTCGAGTTGGGTCTTCCGGCTCCGCCCCCTGAGCAACCCGGACCCCGAGATCGAGGCGGCTCTGCAACTGGATCCGTCATCCGCCGAGGTGCGACTCCTTGCGGCAAAAGTGGCCGCCAGCCACGGCAAGTGGGATGAAGCCCGTGGGCACTTGAAGGCACTCAAACACGCCGCCGAAACAGCGGCCGGCGACGGACGGATCTCCTTCGAACTCGCGAAACTCGAAGCGCGTCTCGGTTCGCCGACAGAAGCTATAGACATTCTGCGGAAGGCCACCCGGCGGTCCCCTCAGAATTCACAACTGTTAATCGCACAGGCGGGCCTGGCACTGAATTCGGGGCTCGTACCAGAAGCGAGTCGAGCGATCGCGGCGCTCGCTCGGTTGGCACCCGCGCCCGAGGACCTGCCCGTCCTCAACGCTCGGCTCCTGATGCTCGAGGACAACTGGGAAGGGGCCCGCGACACACTGCGGGCCACCCGCCACACGATTACGACCCAGAGCTTGGCCCTGGAAGCGGACCTCCTGCTGGGCAAGTGCCTCGAAGGTCTCGGGGAGACCGACGACGCCCTGGACCAGTTTAAGCGGGTCCTGGCGGTCGAACCGGACCGACCGGACGCCGTTGCGGGGGTCGTGCGGTGTCTCCTGGCACGGGAGCAACGCGATCTCGTTGCTCAGCAGCAGCTCGACGAAGCGCTCCGGTGTTACGAGCAGTTGACGACGACCCGTCCGGTTCCGGGCTCGAGCTGGTTGATGTACCTGCAACTTCGAGCCAGCTATTTCTTCTCGATCAAGGACAGGCTTCGTACCAGCGAAGACCTCGCTCGCGAAACGGGCAAACTGAGAACAGCACGTGACGCGGCTACGAAGGCGGTGCCCGACTCGGCGGGTCTGGTCGTGTTACAGAGCGAAATCGACGACGCGATCGGTGACACCCCATACCGACTGGGTTTGATCTGTTCTGCTTTTGGCTGGGCGCCCGGTCCCGTTTCTTCGTCACTTACGGCTCGGCTAATGGTTACTGACCGAGCCGATGTGTCATCACTGGCAAGAAATCGGCTCGAGGACAAGCTCCGAGCCCTTAGGGCCGAACGCGGGGCGAAAGCCCCCGACCGGGTCACAACACCGGAGGCCGACGAGCAGGCTGTTGCTCTGGCGCTAGCCCGGCTGCTCGGGCGTCACAACGAGGCCCACCAGGCGCTAGAGTTGCTCAACGACCTCGACCAGGCGACCCGAGTGCCGACAGCCGAATCGGTCGTAATTCGTCTGGCATTAATAAAACAGGACTATCCGTCTTTTGACCAAACCGTGAAAACCGCGGAAGATCTTTTCAGCCGCACCGGCAACGACCGGCTCTCGGGGCCGACCCGGGTGCGATTGGCTACCGCTCTTGCCGAAGCGTGTACCCTTCAAAAGCAGTTCTCGGCGGCCCGAAAGTGGCGGCAGCAGGTGGCCCGGCTACAACCCCGGAACCTCTATGTTCAGTTCCGCATGTTCGATCTCGCGGCGCGTGCGAACGACCTGACAGGAATAGAGGAAGCGACCCGAGGGATCGGCACGGCCGAGGGCCGGGGCGAGCAAGGCCCGTTCGCTCACTACGCCAAGGCGCTCCTCATCTGGCGCGCCTACGAGCTCGCGGACCGGGTTGGGAAACAAACCGTTCAAACGCGCTTCGCTGAGGCCCTCGGTCACCTGAACGAAGCCGAAGCCGCCCGACAGGATCGCTGGGCGAGAGTCAGTCTGCTCAGAGCGGAGATTTACCGCGCCCAGAACCACACAGAGAAGGCGATCCAGGAGTACGTGCAAGCGGTAAAGCTCGGGGAGCGGCGGGCGGAAGTTCGTCGCCGAATTGTCGAGTTCCTCTATGCGAACCGCCGGCTGGACCTCGCCAACGATCTGATGAAAAACCTTCCGTCTGAGTCGGACCCCAAGTACCAGAAAATGGCGGCCGAATTCTCGCTCTACAACTCTCGGCTGAACGAAGCCGTCGCGCTCGCAGAAGGGTACATTCGCTCCCAGTCGAACCAGAGCGAGGACGAGCAGTACCGGGACCACATCTGGCACGCCGCCATTCTCACTGCTGCGGGCCGGCCGAAGGAGGAAGTCCTCAACGAATACAACAAGGCGATCAAGTACGCCGGCACGCGCGCCGAACCGTGGATCGTGCTCATCGACTGGCACCTTCGGGCCGGTCGGCGCCTAGAGGCGCAACAGGCGTTCAATAAGGCCGGCGACCGCCTCAAGGGTGTGGACCTGGCCCAGTGCCACGAGCTCCTCGGCGATGTGGCCAGCGCTGGCGCCGAATACTCTAGCGCGCTCGCCGCGCAGCCGAGCGACATCAATGTCCTCCGGCGAGTGGTCGGTTTCTATGAGCGAACGGGTGCGCTCACCAAGGTGGTCCCGCTGCTCGAACGGAGCCTCACGGCCACCCCCGCTCTCGAGCCGGACGACGCGGCCTGGGTGCGCCGACGAATCCCCGTCGCGCTCGCGTCCAGCGGGGACTACGACTCTTTCAAAAAGGCGATCCAGTTGGCCGACACAGCCATCGCGGCGCCGGGCAACGGTCCCGAGGACACTTTTGTGAAGGCCCAGATTCTTGCCACCCGCCTCGAGTTCCGGAGAGACGCCCTCGATCTGCTAAAGACCTTGCGAGACCGGCAGAATAACCAGCTGCGACCGTTCGACTCGGCCGCTGAACTTCTGGTCGCCCGTTTACTTGTTGACACCGGGGCCTGGGCTGAGGGCCGCGCCCTTCTCGTCAAGTTCGTGCAGGAAGGGACCGAGCAGAACAAACTGACCAGTCTGCGATTCCTCGTCGACCGGCTCGTCCGGCGCGGCGCCCCGGACGCCGAAGAGTGGCTCGACCAGCTCATCAAAGTCGCACGGGACGAGCCGAACACCTCCCGGCTCCGGGCCGCGCTGTACGTCAAGCGGGGGACCTACGGTGATGCCGTCGAATTTATTGCCAAAGCGGCCAAGCCTCTGAGCGACGCGGCGGCCGGCGAAACGAACCTGAACCGCCTGCGGTTCGCGGCCGGTCTGGCAGACGAACTCGGTCGAGAAGCCGGCGACGAGCCCCGGTTGGTTGAGTTGGCCGGCAAACTCTACAGCGCGGCGTCCGAGAGCCCGCTCCACGCGGGCTCGGACGAATTGGCACTCGCCGGGTTCCTCGCGCGCCGCGGCAAGATCAAAGAGGCGATCGAGCGCTGCCGCGCGGCCGAAGCGAAGGCCGGGGCCACGGCGGCCGCGGCGGCGCTCGTCACGGCCGCCTACGGCTACGCCCAGCCCCCGCTCGACGGGGCTCAACTCGATGCCCTCGCGGCGGAGGTGGAGAGGCTTCTCAAAGGCGCGACGCCGTCCGCGACCACCAAGAAGCTCGCCGCTCTCGTTCACGCCCGGCGCGGCCGCTACGCCGAAGCCGCGAAAGTGTTCAAGGACATCGCCGACGAGGACCCCAACAACGCCGACGCCCGGGGCAATCTGGCGTACATGCTGGTCCTCGACAACCACACGGAAGATGCCAAGCGGTACTTGGAGGAGGCGGCGGAACGCGGCGGAACGACCGCGGGCCTGCTCGATACCCGCGGGCTGCTCTATCTCAAGACCGGCCGCGCGAAGGACGCGATCGATGCCCTGAAAGAAGCCGTCGAGCAAAAGCCGTCGGCCGCAAAGTGCCTACACCTGGCCGCCGCGTACCGCGCGGACGGCCGGCGGAAAGAGGCCGAACAAACCCTGACCCGCGCCAAAGAGCTCGGGCCTGACGGGAGCCTGCTGCTCCCCGCCGAGCAACAACTGTTTGCGGAACTGGGTCAGACCTTGCAAGCGGGTAAATGA